Genomic window (Calonectris borealis chromosome 18, bCalBor7.hap1.2, whole genome shotgun sequence):
GcatttggggtgggtggggggccaAGCACAGCCAGCGACCCCCGTTCCATCACCAGGGtcccagggatgggacagggacactgggcaCAGCCGGGGACCCCCGTGCCACtattggggtgctggggatgaGATGGCACCGGGCAGCACTGGGGACCCCCATACTGTCATCGGGGTCCCAGGGACAAGAGGTGGGGCACCGGGCACTGCAGGGGACCCCCCATGCCATCATTGGGGTCCCAGGGACGAGACgtgggggagagcaggggaggggggtcccccccGCGCCCATCAccgcccccccggcacccacgggTGGCCGACCCCTGTCAGTAGCTGCGTCCCCGCTCCTGTCCCCGGTGCCACCCGTCACTCACCCAAGTGCCCTTCTCGCCCGGCTCGCCCCTGGGGCCCGGCTCGCCCTGCAACACAGAAAGGAGAGGGCCTGGcaggggggggcacggggggctgcggCCCGGGGGGGCCCGACCCAGCAACGTACCTGTGCCCCGTCCTGGCCGCGGCTGcccggggggccctggggaccctgGGTGGGGGAGAGAGCCCATCAGCACCCGGGGGGCACGGCCAGACCCCCCACCGTGGGAGATGCTggcacctgccccccccccccccccccccccccccggctgagACCTCCCCAACTCGTGTCACGGTGCTGGGCTGGTGGGGACTCACCCTGTCTCCCTTCTCCCCGGGGGGGCCGGCAGCTCCGGGTGCCCCGGCTCTACCCTGCGCAAGGACAAGGTGGGTGCCatcagcccggggggggggggtccgggggggctcagcctgccccgtgcccccccaccccggtgctgCCAGCACTTACGTCAGGTCCTGGGGGGCCGGGTGGCCCGATGGGACCCGGGGGGCCAGGGGGACCTGCAAGGAGAGGGGGCACAGCTCAACTGGGCCCTGGCAGAGTGCCCCCCACTGGTGCACCCCCCAAAAGTGCTGGGGGGGGTAGGAAAGGGGGGGGGACACTCACCCATCGGCCCCACAGGTCCGGGGGGTCCGGCGGGACCCACGATGCCCACAGCGGCTTCGGTGAAGGTGTTGGAGAGGAGCGGGTCCCCTGCGGGAGAGCGTGGGTGGTGGGCAGGGGCCAGGCTCCCAGCACCACCTGGCTGGGCAGGATCTGGCCACGCAGCACCCAGCCCGGGCGATGCTCCCACCTCCCCCGGAGCCCACTCCCCACGGCCGggctgcccctccagccccatcgccggagcagggatgctctgccGCATCCTTGGGGTCACCCCCCACCACCCGGTACGGCCCAAACCCCCTCCTTGGGGTCAccccccatcccagtccccccacCCCGAGTCCTTACTGGGCTCGGCTATGCGGGGTATCGCTGGCCCCACGGGGgcaggggggcccggggggccggggggccgggtaACCCCTTCTCTCCGGGGAGCCCCCTGGCTCCATCCCGGCCGGGTGgtcctggggggccggggggacctgcagggaggaagaggagggtgaagATTGGGGGGGTGCCTGTTAAACTCCTGATGCCTGAAGCTGTGCAGCACTGGAGCCCTTTGGAGCCCGAAAACTGCTGCACAGACCCCCCAATATCTGCCCGCCAGGAAGGGGGGTGCTTGGCTGGAACCAGGCACTGGGCTAGGGCACCCCCCCCAACCAGGGCTCCCAGTCCCCCCTTACCTGGTGGCCCCGTTGGACCCTTCAGCCCGGGAATGCCCGATGGTCCCCGTCCTCCCGCGTCTCCcttggggccgggggggccccgcgaGCCGGGTCTCCCTGCAGCCAAGCAGCATCCTCAGgggagcaccccggggaccccccctcaGCGGGTGCCCCCACCCATGCCCGGTCCCCACCATTGCGGCCCAGCACGGCTCCCCACTGCAGCCCTGGTGCGGGTGGGGAGaacatgggtgctgggggggcaccccacgGGCAGCAGCCCCACGCcggtgcccccaccctgccccaaaccaaagcattggggggggggggggcaaagccCTTCAAACCCTCCCCGGAGCTGGCCTGGTCCCCACGCGTGGCTCAATGTCACCGCCGTcccctggggacagctggggtgGGACTGCAGCCCGTTCCCCCAAGGTGAGGGACTCCAAGAGGGGGGTCCCCCAggtgcccccaccccccaaatatTGATAACACCCGGATGCTTTTCCTGGGCAATGGCAGTGCCGGTGCTGCCAGGTGGCACTGCCACCACCACTGGTGCCACAGCTggggggcagctgcctgcgctgccggcCTTACCGTCATCCCCAGGGCTCCCACGGGCGGCCGGAGACCCCCAGAGCTGCCCAGTCTCTGACCCCCTGCCTGGGGTGCGGCCTTtgggtgccgggggggtggggggttcgGCCACTGACAGCCGGGCCACCTGGCAAAGAGACGGGAGGGTTGGGTGCCGCAGCGGGGGACACCATAAGGtgacacccccccctccccgctgggcTCCTGCACCCCTCAAGGGGTGGTGGCACGTTGGGGGGCTCACCTGCGCCTCAAGGGTGGCGAGCCGGGCTGTCAGCTCTCCGACGCGGCTGCAGTTCAGGCACCCTGCGAGGGGGGAaagcggggggcacgggggggtcgGGTGAGGGGCACCCACGCCTCTTCACCCACGCTGATGCAGCGTGTGGTGGCAAGGGGGGGACACCCACCTGAGAAAGCCGTGGGGCGCAGGGGGGGCCGgcgcggggcagcgctggggcgcCCAGTGTCCCGCAGGGCGAGGAAGGTGTGAGCCTCTGCTGAGGGAAGGGGGGGTTAGGAAGGGGGCAccccccatcccggtgcattGTCTCTGTTGGGAGACCCCCCAAGGGCCACGGGGCTGTGGAAGGCTGCTGCCCCTCACCCCAAaataggggtgggggggtgcaAGGGCTCCCGCTGCTTCTGCCCCATCCTCAGTCCTGGGGAGCCTCAGAGCCCCAAACCCACCCACGTTTCCAAGGCAGATCCCCCTTGAACCCATGAGTGACCAGCCAGATTCCCCCAATCCCACCCATGGTCCTGAACcggaccccccaaacccacccacgACCACATGCCAGAGCTCCCCAAACCCACCCATGACCACCCACCAGATCCCCCAACCCACCCCATAGCCCTCatccagacccccccaaacccacccatgACCACATGCCAGAGTCCCCCAAACCCAGCCATGACCACATGCCAGAGCCCCGCAAACCCACCCCCTAACCCTCagccagacccccccaaacccacccatgACCACATgccagaccccccccaaacccccccacggTCCCAAAGCCCACCCTGCGAAACACCCCTATGGCCCCCAGTCCCGGCTCGGGGGTGGCTTTGGAGGGGGTGGTGGCTTTGGAGGGGGGCCACATTCCTGGGGACACTTCCCACATCCACGACTCATCACGGGGTCCCAGCACCCCGTCCCCACCGAGGCACCCGGGGGAAGTGGCTGGGGGCCACCCGATGCGGCAGGAAAGGGGTGTCTGGAGCAAAGCCGGCGGCATcgccccccccccactccccccccactgccaccccaccCCGGCACAGCCACCGCagtgctgcaggggacagccagCGCCGCCCTAAGCGGGCCCAGATGTGGGGCACCCGGCCAAGCAcgcatggaggaggaggaggaggagaagagtcCCCAACCTCCCCCCGTGCTGCTGCCACCCAGCTGGCTCTGGAGCCCCTCATGCCAGCCACTGTCCTGCAGGCCCTCGGTGCCACCTcgctgtccccagggtgcccccacccctgggtgccacccGCTGGGATCCCCCGGTTccccgcagcgccggggccgggctggggacCCACAGGCAGGGTCCcgcgggagagggagggaggaggatgtGGGTGACGACGGGGACAAAGACACCCCCCTGCCGAGGCGGCAGCGCCCGTCCCACCGCGCATGTCACAGCCTtgcacccatccatccacccgcGGGCAGGCAGCCAGCCCCTCGCGGGCACAGCCACACGCCCACCCAGACAGGaatgtccgtccgtccgtccgtccacaCCCCATCCATCTATCGGCCTTTCCAGTTACCCACCCCTGGGCACGGCCAGCCAAGCACCCACCTGCCCACCCCCCCCTGCACCTACCCATCCAGCCAAACCTAGGGCCAGCTACCTGtctgcccacccacccacccatccacaaGACTCTCTGTCCATCCACCCACCTACCGGACTCTCCCTCCATATAGCCGCCCACCCACTCATCCACCTCCATCCACACGCAGGGACATCCACCCACCTATGCACCCACCCGCTGACACAGGAACATCCAGCCAGCCACCTCTCCGCTTACCTGTTCATCACCCATGGACATGGCCAGCCATCCATCTAGCCACAGGAACACCCATCTAGCCACTCACGCACCCATGGGGccatccattcatccatccacccacccatccacaggaacatccacccacccacccatgggAACATCCACCCATTCATCCATCCATTCAACCATGGgaacatccatccatccatccacccacaccaaacatccatccatccacccacccacccagagaggaacatccatccctccatccatccatccctccgtCCACCCACACAGAACATCCACCCACCCACCGAGGaacatccatccctccatccatccatccatccacccattcACCCACATAGAGGAACAtccatccctccacccacccacccagagaggaacatccatccctccatccatccctccacccacccacccagagaggaacatccatccctccatccatccatccatccacccacccagaGAGGaacatccatccctccctccctccatccctccgtccaCCCACACAGAACATCCACCCACCCACCGAGGaacatccatccctccatccatccctccatccatccctccatccatccctccatccacccacccacccagaggaacatccatccctccacccacccacccagagaggaacatccatccctccatccatccatccacccacccacccagagaggaacatccatccctccatccgcccatccatccctccatccacccaCACAGaacatccatccacccacccacccacc
Coding sequences:
- the EMID1 gene encoding LOW QUALITY PROTEIN: EMI domain-containing protein 1 (The sequence of the model RefSeq protein was modified relative to this genomic sequence to represent the inferred CDS: inserted 1 base in 1 codon); protein product: MAGRGRGPCRRCLPLPVPLGLCLCLCCLLLPPPAAGSWSPAVLQPAARSNWCSYTVTRTVSCHVQNGTFLQRVFQGCRWPLACSGGSYRTVVRPIYRVTYKTLTALEWRCCPGHAGANCEEEAHTFLALRDTGRPSAAPRRPPLRPTAFSGCLNCSRVGELTARLATLEAQVARLSVAEPPTPPAPKGRTPGRGSETGQLWGSPAARGSPGDDGRPGSRGPPGPKGDAGGRGPSGIPGLKGPTGPPGPPGPPGPPGRDGARGLPGEKGLPXPPGPPGPPAPVGPAIPRIAEPRDPLLSNTFTEAAVGIVGPAGPPGPVGPMGPPGPPGPIGPPGPPGPDGRAGAPGAAGPPGEKGDRGPQGPPGSRGQDGAQGEPGPRGEPGEKGTWGEGLHQLREALKILAERVLILETMIGLYEPEPGSGSGPPGTVAPRPPRGKRGSGQPPYRIVAPHRQPPGKQ